A window of Gloeocapsopsis sp. IPPAS B-1203 contains these coding sequences:
- a CDS encoding TULIP family P47-like protein — MAMQTFGWDTVFIVSISRINAALAANSTTLVMSFDAALDSAPPVSANGKFNTWEIVPGGDGKLLYLKLPIHEGLLIVGEEDTAREISLAGVAVVMSLELTLLPSYSGLDRGSGLQELKFLIDKVGYEQIPPAPGLITPVTVIDPSGRLSVADKALLSSLLANFLVENANQISYVFATINLVPPHSNSWLAPVSSDYAYLDKTGTGNGYLAILSVTDARDITHLHHTPDPDVIAASQTASFVISQDLFLKNVILPYLAAAYQTTPDSFYFDVQSHAIRNRHSFTTLAVKEGAITYYPQIDQLLIVTTTDGLGTTIEGSCSLYAGISMTYKIRTHNKAQFYPIDKAIAFLPDPKPQSSHHADIPWYYWFLGLLVKPIVDAVVEAIADGIAESLDNFAGQALSLAKNPPHSIQWTDTEPLDVTVAGVDGSFYMMGHV, encoded by the coding sequence ATGGCTATGCAAACCTTTGGTTGGGATACAGTTTTTATCGTGAGTATCAGTCGAATTAATGCGGCGTTGGCAGCAAACAGTACTACGCTTGTTATGTCCTTCGATGCTGCGCTCGATTCAGCTCCACCGGTTTCTGCAAATGGGAAGTTCAACACTTGGGAGATTGTTCCTGGTGGAGACGGCAAATTATTGTATCTGAAGCTACCCATTCACGAGGGGCTTTTGATTGTGGGAGAAGAAGATACAGCCCGAGAAATTTCTTTGGCAGGTGTTGCGGTAGTGATGTCACTTGAGTTAACGTTGTTGCCCAGTTACTCTGGGCTAGATCGCGGTTCAGGTCTGCAAGAGTTGAAGTTTTTGATTGATAAAGTGGGTTATGAGCAGATTCCCCCCGCTCCTGGTCTGATCACGCCTGTAACAGTCATAGACCCATCGGGGAGACTCAGTGTGGCTGACAAGGCGCTGCTTTCAAGCTTGCTCGCTAATTTTCTCGTCGAGAATGCGAACCAGATCAGTTATGTATTCGCCACAATCAATCTAGTGCCACCACATTCAAATAGCTGGCTTGCTCCTGTCTCATCAGACTATGCCTACCTAGACAAAACGGGTACTGGAAACGGTTATCTTGCGATCTTGAGTGTCACAGATGCACGGGATATCACGCACCTGCACCATACGCCTGACCCTGATGTGATCGCCGCTAGTCAAACGGCAAGCTTTGTGATTTCTCAGGACTTGTTTCTCAAGAATGTTATCCTGCCCTACTTAGCGGCTGCCTACCAGACAACACCCGACAGCTTCTATTTTGACGTACAAAGCCACGCAATCCGCAACAGACACTCATTTACAACTCTTGCAGTTAAGGAAGGTGCGATTACTTATTATCCGCAAATCGATCAGTTATTAATTGTGACAACCACTGATGGGCTGGGGACAACGATTGAAGGCTCGTGTTCGCTATACGCTGGAATTTCAATGACGTACAAAATTAGAACTCATAACAAAGCACAGTTCTACCCAATCGACAAAGCGATCGCATTTTTACCTGACCCAAAACCTCAAAGCAGTCACCATGCTGATATTCCTTGGTATTATTGGTTTTTAGGACTTTTAGTTAAGCCGATTGTTGATGCTGTGGTAGAAGCGATCGCGGATGGGATTGCTGAGTCATTGGATAATTTTGCCGGCCAAGCTTTGTCGCTTGCGAAAAACCCACCGCATTCAATTCAGTGGACAGATACCGAGCCGTTAGACGTAACCGTAGCAGGAGTAGACGGTAGCTTCTATATGATGGGACATGTCTAA
- a CDS encoding AAA-like domain-containing protein, with protein sequence MDVEEALAFTDALIFTKTGKHLNTLQAAVFRGTWLSQKYEQIAQTCYCSEDYVKTVGATLWKLLSEGLEEKVSKKTFRAALERRKRYSTSITGSLLPETQSFRVQSAGIEHNTDSEVAPLLHSKVFVYHGSQESDLNIAREFEQALRASGHQTLMAQEIMRSQENWSQFDTELKRCDYWVLLLSEQSAISEIVTEIVRWTKTQISHSQQKSPVIIPIWVDSQSSSLNYDLYGYLNQIPQHEWRSPADTPTTLQKVLSRIAEHQLPTSEFTVAVPTTLQKIIIDSPPSPVAAPELPAGQVELASLFYIERPPIESRSYEMISHRGALIRIKAPRQMGKTSLMARILHHATKQGYHTLPLSFQFADSSVFQDLDRFLRWFCVNVGLGLELPNRLAEYWDEMFGSKISCKVYFEKYILAQLSQPLVLGLDEVDRIFLYPEIADDFFGLLRAWHEEAKNREIWHKLRLVIAHSTEVYIPLNIHQSPFNVGLSIELPEFTSEQVQDLARRHGLHWDIIQVAQLMAMVGGHPYLVRVALYYIAQQDLTLTQLLRTAPSETGPYSDHLRRHLWNLQQQPELAAAIKSTVTASHPIRLAALQAFKLYSMGLVHQQGNEVTPRCNLYRQYFHKHLVSTNEIYQEF encoded by the coding sequence ATGGACGTTGAAGAGGCACTAGCGTTTACCGATGCTTTGATATTTACCAAAACAGGTAAGCACTTGAATACTCTACAAGCTGCTGTATTTCGTGGTACATGGCTAAGTCAGAAGTATGAACAAATTGCACAAACCTGCTACTGCTCAGAAGACTATGTGAAAACAGTTGGTGCTACATTATGGAAATTACTTTCTGAAGGATTAGAAGAAAAAGTCAGTAAAAAGACCTTTCGTGCTGCATTAGAGCGAAGAAAAAGATACTCTACCTCCATTACAGGAAGCTTATTACCCGAAACTCAATCATTTCGAGTGCAAAGCGCAGGAATAGAGCATAATACTGATAGTGAAGTGGCTCCGTTACTCCACTCAAAAGTTTTTGTCTATCATGGCAGCCAAGAGTCAGACCTCAACATAGCGAGAGAGTTTGAGCAAGCTTTGAGAGCCTCTGGTCATCAAACATTGATGGCTCAGGAGATTATGCGATCGCAAGAAAACTGGTCGCAGTTCGATACAGAATTAAAGCGTTGTGATTACTGGGTTTTGCTGTTATCCGAGCAATCTGCAATTAGCGAAATAGTTACCGAAATCGTTCGTTGGACTAAAACACAAATATCTCACTCGCAGCAAAAGTCCCCTGTAATTATTCCAATCTGGGTTGACTCTCAAAGCTCATCCTTGAACTACGATCTCTACGGCTATCTCAATCAGATTCCACAGCACGAGTGGCGATCGCCTGCTGATACACCAACAACTTTGCAAAAAGTTCTTAGCAGAATAGCAGAACATCAATTACCTACCAGTGAATTTACAGTAGCAGTTCCCACTACGTTACAAAAAATTATAATTGATAGTCCTCCCTCACCAGTAGCTGCACCAGAATTACCAGCAGGACAAGTCGAGCTAGCTTCTCTTTTTTACATCGAGCGTCCCCCAATTGAATCCCGCAGCTACGAAATGATTTCGCATCGGGGAGCTTTGATCCGAATTAAAGCTCCTCGACAAATGGGCAAAACATCACTGATGGCTAGAATTTTGCACCATGCAACCAAGCAAGGCTACCACACATTACCTTTAAGCTTTCAATTCGCAGATAGTAGTGTTTTTCAAGATTTGGATCGATTTTTACGCTGGTTCTGTGTCAATGTTGGACTAGGATTAGAATTACCTAATCGATTAGCTGAATACTGGGATGAGATGTTTGGCAGCAAGATCAGCTGCAAAGTTTATTTTGAAAAGTACATTTTGGCTCAGCTGTCCCAGCCCTTGGTTTTAGGTTTGGATGAAGTGGATCGTATCTTTCTATATCCTGAGATCGCCGATGACTTTTTTGGGCTGTTGCGTGCTTGGCATGAAGAAGCAAAAAATCGTGAAATTTGGCATAAACTGCGCTTGGTAATTGCACACTCAACAGAAGTTTATATCCCATTAAATATCCATCAATCGCCATTTAATGTAGGGCTATCAATTGAGTTACCTGAATTTACAAGCGAGCAAGTGCAGGATTTAGCGCGAAGACATGGACTTCATTGGGATATCATACAGGTTGCTCAACTGATGGCAATGGTAGGAGGACACCCGTATTTAGTGCGGGTAGCGCTTTATTATATTGCGCAGCAAGATCTGACACTTACTCAACTTTTGCGAACAGCACCTTCAGAAACTGGACCTTATAGCGATCATCTGCGACGACACTTGTGGAATCTACAACAACAACCCGAGCTAGCAGCAGCAATAAAATCAACCGTTACTGCGTCGCATCCTATACGGTTAGCTGCACTGCAAGCATTTAAGCTATACAGTATGGGATTAGTACATCAGCAAGGAAATGAGGTAACACCACGCTGTAACTTGTATCGCCAATATTTCCACAAGCATTTGGTATCGACAAATGAGATTTATCAAGAATTTTGA
- a CDS encoding carotenoid oxygenase family protein: MKETTQSSTTEAKNTNCSSVPESVMTAGRCELTDVKLHISGKLPDDLQGHVFIVGPVGDVNSGGLPYPNGDSVLNGDGMIYRLDFDCQGEVGLKSRIVKPPCYFADKATRLGSMYAKYRFRNHGLLRFSLSLGARNDLNTAFLPIRFRDDSEERLLVTYDAGRPYEIDTQTLEVVTPVGANLEWRAETQLKFPFQPIFSTAHPAFDAHTNRMFTVNYGRSAGNFLETLPFIYGLDKLPHEIDELLDIVGEFIETQDLIKDFIKLFSQFSQNIWQLYIRIIERITSIDIEDFVYLVCWDGVGNLERWKLILPDGSPVRIEQTMHQIGVTQDYVVLMDTAFKTGLEQIINNPFPENKGVERCLRNILTRPVSPDSTIYIVRRADLKVGQCPASAQQEVEVLVHRVVIPLEAAHFLVDYENPHGQITLHASHICAWDVAEWLRDYNSSAYKPHNPVPSRLNGMEQDEMDISRMGRYVIDGESGQIIKSQVISDLNLTWGVGLYAYLDRLSSGMPLGQIKDIYWTSFGLWRELLTKFICDLYKDYKYRAVPVSEVLHLAEQGIPASLFRLHTSDESLYIADSFQFPEGYMVSSPQFVPYLDGNDGSTDGYIVCAVVFDDSNEIWVFDANNLKAGAVCKLSHPLLKFGYTLHTAWLPSIGLRTANYYISVRQDYKDLVKQQPQEIQQMFENEVYPHFA, encoded by the coding sequence ATGAAAGAAACAACTCAATCATCAACTACTGAAGCAAAAAATACTAATTGCTCATCAGTGCCAGAGTCTGTTATGACTGCAGGTCGTTGTGAACTGACTGACGTCAAACTACACATTTCTGGAAAATTACCAGACGACTTACAAGGTCATGTTTTCATTGTCGGACCTGTAGGAGATGTTAATTCTGGAGGACTTCCCTACCCTAACGGTGACTCGGTTCTAAATGGCGATGGTATGATTTATCGACTTGATTTTGATTGCCAAGGCGAAGTAGGGCTGAAGTCTCGCATTGTTAAACCACCTTGTTACTTTGCTGACAAGGCAACTCGACTAGGATCAATGTATGCTAAGTATCGGTTTCGTAATCATGGACTTCTGCGTTTTTCATTATCGCTCGGCGCTCGCAATGATCTGAATACAGCTTTTCTACCCATAAGGTTCCGTGATGACTCAGAGGAGCGTCTGTTAGTAACTTACGATGCTGGTCGTCCTTATGAAATTGATACACAAACGCTTGAAGTTGTCACTCCTGTGGGAGCTAATCTTGAGTGGCGAGCAGAAACACAGTTAAAGTTTCCCTTTCAACCTATTTTTAGCACTGCACATCCCGCTTTTGATGCTCACACTAACAGGATGTTCACAGTCAATTATGGTAGATCAGCAGGCAATTTTTTAGAAACGTTACCTTTTATTTACGGATTAGATAAACTTCCACATGAGATTGATGAACTTTTAGATATTGTTGGGGAGTTTATCGAAACACAAGATTTAATCAAAGATTTCATCAAGCTTTTTTCCCAGTTTTCTCAAAATATTTGGCAATTATATATAAGGATAATTGAGCGAATTACAAGCATAGATATTGAGGATTTTGTTTATTTAGTTTGCTGGGATGGTGTTGGGAACTTAGAGCGATGGAAGTTGATACTCCCCGATGGCTCGCCAGTTAGGATTGAGCAAACCATGCATCAAATTGGGGTAACTCAAGATTATGTCGTCTTGATGGATACGGCTTTTAAAACTGGATTAGAGCAGATAATCAATAACCCTTTTCCAGAAAATAAAGGAGTTGAAAGATGTTTGAGGAATATACTCACACGACCCGTATCGCCTGACTCTACTATTTACATCGTGCGTCGCGCTGACCTGAAAGTTGGACAATGCCCAGCGTCTGCTCAGCAGGAAGTTGAAGTCCTAGTGCATCGAGTTGTGATTCCATTAGAAGCCGCGCATTTTTTAGTAGATTACGAAAATCCACACGGACAAATTACGCTCCACGCATCACATATCTGTGCCTGGGATGTAGCTGAGTGGCTTCGTGACTATAATAGCTCGGCATACAAACCTCATAATCCTGTACCGTCTCGCCTCAATGGAATGGAACAAGATGAAATGGACATCAGCCGCATGGGACGCTATGTAATTGACGGAGAAAGTGGACAAATTATTAAATCTCAAGTTATCTCAGATTTAAATCTTACTTGGGGTGTAGGATTATATGCGTATCTTGATAGACTCTCTTCCGGTATGCCTCTAGGGCAAATTAAAGATATCTACTGGACTTCGTTTGGGCTATGGAGAGAACTACTAACAAAGTTTATCTGCGATCTATACAAGGATTATAAATACCGAGCAGTGCCTGTGTCAGAAGTTCTTCACCTCGCAGAACAAGGTATACCAGCAAGCTTATTTCGACTGCACACCTCAGATGAATCGCTATATATCGCTGACAGCTTTCAGTTTCCTGAAGGTTATATGGTAAGTTCACCGCAGTTTGTACCTTATCTTGATGGAAATGACGGATCAACTGACGGTTACATTGTATGCGCTGTTGTCTTCGACGACAGCAATGAAATTTGGGTTTTTGATGCTAACAATTTGAAGGCAGGTGCAGTCTGCAAGCTAAGTCATCCTTTACTTAAATTTGGCTATACGTTGCATACAGCATGGCTGCCAAGCATTGGACTTCGCACAGCTAATTACTACATTTCTGTACGTCAGGATTACAAGGATTTAGTTAAGCAGCAACCACAAGAAATTCAACAGATGTTTGAGAATGAAGTGTACCCACACTTCGCATAA
- a CDS encoding TULIP family P47-like protein — MPEVLDLDLSHAQKPIEFTLPHLRTTRPTTFLLRDQLPAQVLATEAPTLGWDTVFAVRLPDVNSALMKSDKYPKTFEITVDPSENYSIQGTFGSWQVARGGDGKIVYLSIPIPTGTMTSGTKSYPLDGSQVYISVNLKYVPQKQGSNALKASDSDVEVDDLVVNPEARSEEDPAVVIQNLKFAQNPPSTFIKSLMIGALLEWFNANLIQFAYVFSTVNLNERADQEQFQWLKPTYTSYGYSDGATDEKSYFGVLNMTDDRSPEGLENHLPPAAIPEEARASFSIAMERFLEKMVLPGLPKGFPNASDTDFTLANNNTVIQNTRTVIADKIKVGLIWYTPEIETFELQVVGNEIQIHTITKVNISPGIDTFVDNTSYQEIIVVNKPDGSQTLDFKQTRDPRTNHWVKTATWVTVTEIIISVAGTIALGVAGTVIKGIARTIVAVVIIALVAGFAAATPALIAAVAGGEAGEKLPSIDLLVLNSTAPIKWPGASEFKLTSAGLNGSFQMGGDPGFTI, encoded by the coding sequence ATGCCAGAAGTTTTGGATTTAGATCTTAGCCATGCCCAAAAACCAATAGAATTTACTCTGCCACATCTTCGTACTACTCGTCCTACCACCTTTCTTTTGCGAGATCAGCTGCCAGCACAGGTACTGGCTACGGAAGCACCAACACTTGGCTGGGATACTGTGTTTGCGGTTAGGCTACCAGACGTCAACTCGGCGTTAATGAAGTCAGATAAGTATCCCAAAACATTCGAGATCACAGTCGATCCATCAGAAAATTACTCAATTCAGGGTACTTTTGGTTCTTGGCAGGTTGCCCGTGGGGGTGATGGCAAAATCGTATATCTGTCGATTCCCATTCCTACTGGAACCATGACATCTGGAACAAAAAGTTATCCGCTAGACGGTTCACAAGTCTATATCTCGGTAAATCTGAAGTACGTACCACAGAAGCAAGGCTCGAACGCACTCAAAGCGAGTGACAGTGACGTTGAAGTAGACGATTTGGTGGTAAACCCAGAGGCGCGTAGCGAAGAAGATCCAGCTGTTGTGATTCAAAATCTCAAGTTTGCGCAGAATCCGCCCAGCACATTTATTAAATCACTGATGATTGGTGCGCTACTGGAGTGGTTTAATGCGAACCTCATACAGTTTGCTTACGTTTTTTCCACGGTAAATCTCAATGAACGCGCAGATCAAGAACAGTTTCAATGGTTGAAACCAACTTATACTAGCTATGGCTACTCCGATGGTGCTACGGATGAAAAAAGCTACTTCGGCGTGCTGAATATGACTGACGACCGGAGTCCGGAAGGGTTGGAAAACCATTTGCCTCCAGCAGCAATTCCTGAAGAAGCACGGGCATCTTTTTCAATTGCTATGGAGCGTTTTTTAGAAAAAATGGTTTTACCAGGTCTTCCTAAAGGTTTCCCCAATGCATCCGACACCGATTTTACTTTAGCGAACAACAACACAGTGATTCAGAACACCAGAACGGTCATAGCAGACAAAATCAAGGTTGGGTTAATCTGGTACACGCCAGAAATTGAAACCTTTGAGCTGCAGGTTGTTGGTAATGAAATCCAAATTCACACGATCACGAAGGTCAATATCTCACCAGGCATCGATACTTTTGTTGATAACACGAGCTACCAAGAGATTATTGTCGTCAACAAGCCGGATGGATCGCAGACATTAGATTTCAAACAAACTAGAGACCCAAGGACAAATCACTGGGTAAAAACAGCGACTTGGGTAACTGTGACTGAAATTATTATCAGTGTGGCAGGCACGATCGCACTTGGTGTCGCGGGTACGGTGATCAAAGGTATAGCCAGAACTATTGTTGCAGTAGTCATCATTGCTCTAGTAGCTGGATTCGCAGCAGCAACACCTGCTCTGATTGCTGCGGTTGCTGGTGGTGAGGCTGGAGAGAAATTACCTTCAATTGATTTATTAGTGTTAAACTCGACCGCTCCTATTAAGTGGCCTGGCGCCTCTGAGTTTAAGCTCACCTCGGCGGGGTTGAATGGCTCGTTCCAGATGGGTGGCGATCCTGGTTTCACAATCTAA
- a CDS encoding type II secretion system F family protein yields the protein MPTYVASVRDSKGQIRKEKITAKSPSEARSSLRNQGLFIQEIKQSSEFDLSKIDLQQLTLFLSKVSVKDKAVFSRQFSALVNAGVAIVRSLSVLAEQCSNPKLKKALLEISSDVQQGVNLSEAMRKHPDCFDNLYVSMVQAGEVGGVLDEVLNRLSKLLEDIARLQNQIKSALAYPVVVGLLALAIFIGMTVFLIPIFANIFQDLGTELPVLTQFMLSISGFIQGFWWMIPIIIVALGFAYRNYYKTRVGRETIDRFSLKMPLFGDLIQKSAVARFSRTFGALTRSGVPILTALEIVRDTAGNQVIANAVDASRQDIQQGGMISIALQKERVFPPMAIQMISIGEETGELDQMLMKVADFYEDEVEQAVKALTSILEPIMIVVLGGMVGLILLSMYLPMFKVFESLG from the coding sequence ATGCCTACTTACGTAGCCAGTGTTAGAGACTCTAAGGGACAAATTAGAAAAGAGAAAATCACTGCAAAATCTCCAAGTGAAGCTCGTTCTAGTTTAAGAAATCAAGGATTATTTATTCAAGAAATCAAACAATCTTCAGAATTCGATTTAAGCAAAATTGATCTGCAGCAATTAACATTATTTTTATCAAAAGTTTCTGTTAAAGATAAAGCAGTATTTTCTCGACAATTTTCTGCTCTAGTAAATGCAGGAGTAGCAATTGTTAGGAGCTTAAGTGTATTAGCAGAGCAGTGTTCTAACCCTAAACTTAAAAAAGCTTTACTAGAAATTAGCTCAGATGTACAACAAGGTGTCAACCTTTCAGAAGCAATGCGTAAGCATCCTGATTGCTTTGATAACTTGTATGTCAGCATGGTTCAAGCTGGCGAAGTAGGAGGTGTTTTAGATGAAGTTCTTAATCGCTTATCCAAGTTACTGGAGGATATAGCTCGACTACAAAATCAAATTAAATCAGCATTAGCTTACCCTGTTGTTGTAGGTTTACTAGCACTTGCAATCTTTATTGGAATGACTGTTTTCTTAATTCCTATTTTTGCTAACATCTTTCAAGATTTAGGAACAGAATTACCAGTATTGACACAATTCATGTTAAGTATTAGCGGATTTATCCAAGGTTTTTGGTGGATGATTCCTATCATAATTGTTGCTCTCGGCTTTGCTTACCGTAATTACTACAAAACTCGAGTTGGTAGAGAAACAATTGACCGCTTTTCTTTAAAAATGCCTTTGTTCGGCGATCTAATTCAAAAGTCAGCTGTAGCACGCTTTAGCAGAACCTTTGGTGCTTTGACTCGTTCTGGCGTTCCTATTTTAACCGCTTTAGAAATTGTGAGAGATACAGCTGGAAACCAAGTTATTGCTAATGCAGTAGATGCATCTCGACAAGATATTCAACAAGGGGGAATGATCAGTATTGCATTGCAAAAAGAACGAGTATTTCCACCAATGGCAATTCAAATGATTAGTATTGGCGAGGAAACAGGAGAACTTGACCAAATGCTGATGAAAGTCGCTGATTTCTATGAAGATGAAGTTGAGCAAGCAGTCAAGGCGCTCACAAGTATTCTAGAACCTATAATGATTGTTGTTCTTGGTGGTATGGTAGGGTTAATTTTGCTTTCTATGTACTTACCTATGTTTAAGGTATTTGAGAGTTTGGGTTAA